In one window of Legionella fallonii LLAP-10 DNA:
- the ftsX gene encoding permease-like cell division protein FtsX: MLKKARSFFAYHLQAATYSLNLLCRKPVATLMTVIVIAITLALPTLFWVFTYNMSQLTTGWQQGGQISLYLKPGLTEVEQKVFLQKVRDTDGVGQVSLKSSADGLAELTQQEGMHDIMNYLPENPLPAVIEVAPAVTVDSPAKLDLLTRHLEALPQVTEAKLDMEWISRLHLILGFAANLAKALMSLLALAVILIIGNTLRLAIHNRHEEIQILKLIGATDPFILRPFLYTGVWYGMAGAILAVFLVNIFILSLGTAVNQLAVAYQMHYPLSVLSIRHILLLVLFAIILGWLGARLSVKRQLASIEPYN; this comes from the coding sequence GTGTTAAAAAAAGCGCGATCGTTTTTTGCATATCATCTACAAGCGGCAACTTATAGTTTGAATTTATTATGCCGCAAGCCGGTAGCAACATTAATGACCGTAATCGTTATTGCGATTACGTTGGCCTTACCTACTCTTTTTTGGGTATTTACCTATAACATGAGTCAATTAACTACAGGATGGCAGCAAGGGGGGCAAATATCTCTCTATTTAAAGCCTGGATTAACAGAGGTTGAACAAAAAGTTTTCTTACAGAAAGTACGGGATACTGACGGCGTTGGTCAAGTTTCCTTGAAATCGTCGGCAGACGGTTTAGCTGAGTTAACGCAACAGGAGGGAATGCATGATATCATGAATTATTTGCCTGAAAATCCCTTACCTGCCGTTATTGAGGTCGCTCCTGCGGTGACTGTTGATTCCCCAGCAAAACTAGATTTGCTCACGAGGCATTTAGAAGCCTTACCTCAGGTAACCGAGGCTAAATTGGATATGGAGTGGATAAGTCGATTGCATCTTATTCTAGGTTTCGCTGCCAATTTGGCAAAAGCACTAATGTCTTTGTTAGCTTTAGCCGTGATATTAATTATTGGCAACACCTTACGCTTGGCCATTCATAACAGGCATGAGGAGATTCAGATATTAAAATTAATTGGGGCAACAGATCCTTTCATATTGAGGCCATTTCTCTATACAGGTGTTTGGTATGGAATGGCTGGCGCAATTCTTGCTGTATTTTTGGTTAATATTTTTATTTTAAGTTTAGGTACCGCCGTTAATCAATTGGCCGTTGCTTATCAAATGCATTATCCACTATCCGTATTATCAATAAGACATATCTTGCTACTGGTATTATTTGCGATTATACTTGGGTGGCTAGGAGCCAGATTGTCCGTAAAAAGACAGCTTGCTTCAATTGAGCCCTATAATTGA
- the ftsE gene encoding cell division ATP-binding protein FtsE, which yields MITFDQVTKRYPGGFEALSQVNFSLKKGEMAFLTGHSGAGKSTLLKLVALLEWPTSGQLSVNGLNLSHLKKRDVAMHRSQLGITFQSPHFLNDRTVFDNVALPLQIQGMAYPMIAKRVHAALDMVGLLSKEKMLPVHLSGGEQQRLGIARAVVHKPALLLADEPTGNLDPKLAAEIMSLFEQFNHVGVSILIATHDLALIARMKHRIVMLKGGRMC from the coding sequence ATGATCACATTTGACCAGGTTACTAAACGTTATCCAGGGGGCTTTGAAGCATTGAGCCAGGTGAATTTTTCTTTGAAAAAAGGAGAGATGGCTTTTCTTACTGGCCATTCTGGCGCAGGAAAAAGCACACTACTTAAATTGGTTGCATTGCTGGAATGGCCTACTTCAGGTCAATTATCCGTTAATGGTTTAAATTTAAGTCATTTAAAAAAACGTGATGTGGCCATGCATCGAAGTCAACTAGGGATTACCTTCCAATCCCCTCATTTTCTAAACGACAGGACTGTTTTTGATAACGTTGCTTTACCATTGCAAATTCAAGGTATGGCTTATCCTATGATTGCTAAAAGGGTGCATGCCGCACTGGATATGGTTGGTTTGTTAAGTAAGGAAAAAATGTTGCCCGTTCATTTATCCGGCGGAGAGCAGCAACGATTAGGTATCGCGCGCGCGGTGGTGCATAAACCTGCTTTATTATTAGCCGATGAGCCAACAGGGAATCTTGATCCTAAACTTGCAGCGGAAATAATGTCTCTTTTTGAACAATTTAACCATGTTGGCGTAAGTATATTAATTGCCACCCATGATTTGGCCTTGATAGCACGTATGAAACATCGTATTGTGATGTTAAAAGGGGGGCGGATGTGTTAA